One window of Acetonema longum DSM 6540 genomic DNA carries:
- the cydB gene encoding cytochrome d ubiquinol oxidase subunit II gives MELNVVWFILVAVLFIGFFFLEGFDYGVGILLPFLGRDDAERRLVINTIGPVWDGNEVWMITAGGALFAAFPHVYATLFSGFYLALFLLLLALIGRGVAFEFRSKQAAPSWRAAWDTAIFTGSLLPALLWGVAVANLLQGVPIDANMQYTGNFFTLLSPYTLTAGLAFVLVFTYHGAVFISLKVEGEMIGRARSAGLKTGLAAAVACLTLVGLTYVSTDLFRSLPAGAALWGAVASFLVSYWLLRGEKYGLSFTFSGLAIVLTTLAFFAGLFPRLMVSSLNPAWSLTIYNSASSPYTLKLMTIAAAVMVPVVLGYQIWAYWVFRKRLGVKGHLEY, from the coding sequence ATGGAACTGAATGTGGTGTGGTTTATCTTAGTGGCGGTGCTGTTTATCGGGTTTTTCTTTCTGGAGGGTTTCGATTACGGGGTTGGCATTCTCTTACCTTTTCTCGGTCGGGATGACGCTGAGAGACGGCTGGTGATCAACACCATCGGCCCGGTCTGGGACGGCAACGAAGTGTGGATGATCACAGCCGGCGGGGCCTTGTTCGCCGCCTTTCCCCATGTGTATGCAACCTTGTTCAGCGGGTTTTATCTAGCGCTTTTTTTACTGCTGCTGGCTCTGATCGGCCGGGGCGTGGCCTTTGAGTTTCGCAGCAAGCAGGCGGCCCCCTCCTGGCGGGCTGCCTGGGATACCGCGATCTTCACCGGTAGTCTTTTGCCGGCCCTGTTATGGGGAGTGGCGGTAGCCAATTTGCTGCAGGGAGTGCCGATCGATGCTAATATGCAGTATACCGGCAATTTCTTTACCCTGCTCAGCCCCTATACTCTGACCGCCGGTCTGGCGTTTGTTCTGGTGTTTACTTACCATGGCGCAGTGTTTATCAGTCTGAAAGTAGAAGGTGAAATGATCGGCCGGGCCCGCAGCGCCGGACTCAAAACGGGATTGGCGGCGGCTGTGGCTTGCTTAACCTTGGTGGGATTAACTTATGTGAGCACCGATCTTTTCCGGAGTCTGCCGGCCGGAGCTGCTCTCTGGGGGGCGGTAGCCAGTTTCCTGGTATCCTATTGGCTGCTGCGCGGCGAAAAGTACGGCCTGTCTTTCACCTTTAGCGGGTTGGCCATTGTCCTGACCACGCTGGCCTTTTTCGCCGGTCTGTTCCCGCGATTGATGGTGTCCAGCCTCAATCCGGCATGGAGCCTGACCATCTACAATTCTGCATCCAGTCCCTATACCCTGAAGCTGATGACCATTGCGGCGGCGGTGATGGTGCCGGTCGTGCTGGGATATCAGATTTGGGCCTATTGGGTGTTCCGCAAGCGGCTCGGTGTGAAAGGGCATCTGGAGTACTAA